Proteins from one Periplaneta americana isolate PAMFEO1 chromosome 6, P.americana_PAMFEO1_priV1, whole genome shotgun sequence genomic window:
- the LOC138701654 gene encoding uncharacterized protein isoform X2, producing the protein MPASGPVYQPTTVTYEQQNDWTPISNISQSLFGSGHVRTRCIQWVLLVLGLITLAAGLVMIIGGSVDLYDTKEHDEELGETPESEAESSSDIVIVIGGTVLVLLCILFFGLYARMVWRRKGCPCFPSKEQRLARQLDNQVGNGQILTLNPSTDLLVTAQYAPVSEISYQPPAVSEEEETRKLMGSDNKECVEESERMLESDPRIVLRPRSHVEEA; encoded by the exons ATGCCAGCAAGCGGTCCGGTTTATCAGCCCACGACGGTTACATATGAGCAACAGAATGATTGGACACCAATCAGTAACATATCACAATCTCTGTTTGGCAGCGGTCATGTTCGAACAAGATGTATCCAGTGGGTTTTGCTTGTTCTTGGTCTAATCACTTTAGCCGCAGGACTTGTCATGATCATTGGAGGTTCAGTAGATCTGTACGACACAAAAGAACACGATGAAGAACTTGGTGAGACACCAGAAAGTGAAGCAGAATCTTCGAGTGATATTGTTATTGTGATTGGTGGAACAGTGCTAGTGCTGTTGTGTATTTTGTTCTTTGGTCTTTATGCCCGCATGGTATGGAGGAGGAAGGGATGTCCATGCTTCCCCAGTAAAGAACAAAGACTTGCAAGGCAACTGGATAATCAAGTTGGAAATGGACAG ATCTTGACCCTGAACCCTTCCACTGACCTCCTTGTGACGGCTCAGTATGCACCAGTGTCCGAGATATCATATCAGCCACCAGCTGTGTCCGAAGAAGAGGAAACTCGCAAGTTGATGGGGAGTGACAACAAGGAGTG TGTCGAGGAGAGTGAACGCATGCTTGAATCTGATCCTCGCATCGTTCTCAGACCACGTAGCCATGTTGAAGAGGCCTAA